One Solibacillus sp. R5-41 DNA segment encodes these proteins:
- a CDS encoding DUF3307 domain-containing protein — MLILLFILGHLIADYPLQSDRLVKKKQSGTMGVFQHVGIHLITYVVLVIVSIFLGLIEFNVIIIFYLFIICLLHLLTDLIKEKLNNRIVKCSNLSPHQISMRLTLLYISDQLIHIFSIVAFAILLFEDYNSLPNKLIDFVTARETIELNFQTKIIGTLIILLTNTYFFGHLIGKMLSEFRPTNKIIETSIEGSFTSSNTNLRYEGFSELNIETQLDKYVTKAEDDVKLNKKISFISDSPPKAGMWIGVLERNLILILCVSNNLSSIGFLIAMKALTRFKQFDDKSFSEYYLIGTMLSVILGITAGFVMNFIWG, encoded by the coding sequence ATGTTAATATTACTATTCATATTAGGACATTTAATAGCTGATTATCCGTTACAGTCTGATCGTTTAGTTAAGAAAAAGCAAAGTGGGACTATGGGGGTATTTCAACATGTCGGTATACATTTAATAACATATGTAGTATTAGTAATAGTGAGTATTTTTTTAGGTTTGATTGAATTCAATGTAATAATTATTTTCTATCTATTTATTATTTGTTTACTACACCTACTAACCGATTTAATTAAAGAAAAGTTAAATAATCGTATTGTAAAATGTAGTAATTTAAGCCCACATCAAATATCAATGCGACTCACTTTATTGTATATTTCAGACCAATTAATCCATATTTTTAGTATTGTGGCATTCGCGATTCTTCTGTTTGAAGATTATAATAGTTTACCGAATAAATTAATTGATTTTGTGACAGCCCGTGAGACTATTGAATTAAATTTCCAAACAAAAATTATTGGTACGTTAATTATTTTATTAACAAATACATATTTTTTTGGACATCTTATAGGGAAGATGTTATCTGAATTTAGACCGACAAATAAGATAATCGAAACTTCTATTGAGGGAAGCTTCACTTCTAGTAATACTAACTTGAGATATGAAGGATTTAGTGAATTAAATATAGAAACTCAATTAGATAAGTATGTTACGAAAGCTGAAGATGATGTGAAATTGAATAAGAAAATTTCGTTTATAAGTGATTCGCCTCCAAAGGCTGGTATGTGGATTGGAGTTTTAGAAAGAAATTTAATTTTAATACTTTGTGTGTCAAATAATTTATCAAGCATTGGATTTTTAATTGCAATGAAGGCATTAACTAGATTCAAACAATTTGATGATAAAAGTTTTTCTGAGTACTACTTAATTGGTACAATGCTAAGCGTAATATTAGGAATTACAGCTGGATTTGTAATGAATTTTATATGGGGATAA
- a CDS encoding ABC transporter ATP-binding protein — MSNLIEIENISKSFGDKVVLKDVTFNVPYGSIVGFIGDNGAGKSTTFKTVLGLISKDGGTVKIFGEENINKYVKIKENIGVVFDAMNLPAHLTIKQLNKVFKKLFDSWDQANFYRLVNAFSLPIDKKVNKFSRGMSMKLSVSVALSHNAKLLLLDEATGGLDPSSREDLLDELKSFVSKSNGGILLSSHIMSDVEKIASHIVFIKDGEILLNEEKDKFYENYAVVDIDVEQLTLLNKEIFVAKRKYDSYFSVLVSDKKKLPNGMAAQTISMEELSVFLSRSEK, encoded by the coding sequence ATGTCAAACCTTATTGAGATTGAAAATATTAGCAAATCATTTGGTGACAAAGTTGTCTTAAAAGACGTTACGTTCAATGTGCCTTATGGATCAATTGTTGGGTTTATTGGTGATAATGGGGCAGGTAAATCAACAACATTTAAAACAGTACTAGGATTAATTTCTAAAGATGGCGGTACAGTAAAAATATTTGGTGAAGAAAATATAAATAAATACGTCAAGATTAAAGAAAATATTGGCGTCGTATTTGATGCTATGAATTTACCGGCTCATCTTACAATAAAACAACTAAATAAAGTTTTTAAAAAACTTTTTGACTCTTGGGATCAAGCCAATTTTTATCGATTAGTTAATGCTTTCTCTTTACCGATAGATAAAAAAGTAAATAAATTCTCACGTGGGATGTCAATGAAACTGTCTGTATCTGTTGCATTGTCGCATAATGCAAAATTATTACTCCTAGATGAGGCGACGGGAGGCCTTGATCCCTCATCAAGGGAGGATTTGTTAGATGAATTAAAAAGTTTTGTGAGTAAAAGTAACGGCGGTATATTACTTTCATCTCATATCATGAGTGATGTCGAGAAAATAGCTAGCCACATTGTCTTTATAAAAGATGGTGAAATTTTATTAAATGAAGAAAAAGATAAGTTTTATGAAAATTATGCTGTTGTAGATATTGATGTGGAACAATTAACGTTACTCAACAAAGAAATATTTGTGGCCAAAAGGAAGTATGATTCTTATTTTAGTGTACTTGTATCAGATAAAAAGAAATTGCCAAATGGAATGGCTGCTCAAACTATCTCAATGGAAGAACTTAGTGTCTTCTTAAGCAGGAGTGAAAAATAA
- a CDS encoding aspartyl-phosphate phosphatase Spo0E family protein, translating to MENIEKLRSQLINFGMEKGLTHPKTIKVSQDLDRLLNEYVMK from the coding sequence ATGGAAAATATAGAAAAACTAAGATCCCAATTAATAAATTTTGGAATGGAAAAAGGTCTAACCCATCCAAAAACTATTAAAGTTAGTCAAGATCTTGATAGGTTGTTAAATGAATACGTCATGAAATAA
- a CDS encoding ABC-2 transporter permease, which translates to MTGLLLTNYYLVYRSIFAYTGLTILVSGILLYFGDSSIHGMAAMLIILLMTLPATEVIKLEARSGYDKYVLTLPVSRRNIVQSHYLFYFLIAFIGAILSYGIFYIYDLVSITSIDGIFSIVSFGTFVVLFAGAIVFPLLYIFGPEKSDAIVLGSGMGGLFATIGLQSVVGYLIEQLPLSNLNINPSLYVPIIYLILGAIIYIISYFIAAFIYHKKEF; encoded by the coding sequence ATGACCGGTCTATTATTGACAAACTATTACCTAGTTTATCGAAGCATTTTTGCGTACACAGGACTAACTATATTGGTGTCTGGGATACTTCTTTATTTTGGAGACTCTTCAATACATGGAATGGCTGCTATGCTTATTATCTTGTTAATGACTTTACCTGCAACTGAAGTTATAAAACTTGAGGCTAGGTCTGGTTATGACAAGTACGTACTTACTTTACCTGTTAGTAGAAGAAATATTGTACAAAGTCACTACCTTTTCTATTTTTTAATTGCATTTATCGGAGCTATATTATCATATGGCATTTTCTATATATATGATCTAGTTTCAATTACATCAATCGATGGCATATTTAGTATTGTCTCTTTTGGGACTTTCGTAGTTCTCTTTGCTGGTGCGATAGTTTTTCCACTCCTCTATATTTTTGGGCCAGAAAAGTCGGATGCTATTGTACTTGGAAGTGGAATGGGGGGACTTTTTGCTACTATTGGATTACAAAGCGTAGTTGGCTATTTAATAGAACAATTACCACTGTCAAATTTAAATATTAATCCATCTTTATACGTTCCGATTATATATCTAATATTGGGAGCTATCATATACATTATTTCTTATTTCATTGCAGCATTTATATATCATAAGAAAGAATTTTAA
- a CDS encoding ester cyclase — translation MTPEQIVKKFFEEVRSGNNPDYATELMADQVLAHQVISEEELTVKRTPKDYADHVKEMIEVYGKFSLEIQEFMGQGNKVYVRWKQVGTHVGEVDGYQPTSLPVIEIASAVYRIEDGKIAEYWIQIDREGIEKQLNRNKSQ, via the coding sequence ATGACACCAGAACAAATTGTTAAGAAATTTTTTGAAGAAGTACGTTCAGGGAATAATCCAGATTACGCAACTGAATTAATGGCAGACCAAGTATTGGCGCATCAAGTAATTTCTGAAGAGGAATTAACAGTTAAAAGAACGCCAAAAGATTATGCTGATCACGTAAAAGAAATGATCGAGGTATATGGCAAATTTTCATTAGAAATCCAAGAGTTTATGGGACAAGGTAATAAAGTATATGTACGCTGGAAACAAGTTGGTACGCATGTTGGAGAAGTCGATGGATATCAGCCAACAAGCCTTCCGGTTATTGAAATAGCAAGTGCAGTTTATAGAATTGAAGATGGTAAAATAGCAGAATATTGGATTCAAATTGATCGTGAGGGTATTGAAAAACAACTCAACCGTAATAAAAGTCAATAA
- a CDS encoding DUF3231 family protein, giving the protein MGMFSGNPKDQPLHYGEVFSIWTNLATNYGMIAGYQTFYNHAGDKDLKKIIEEFVQGAKEEVKPLEEILKTNGIALPPAPPERADARLEDIPPGAKFNDPEISAAISLDAAASLVACSQAIGTSIREDIGLMYGQFHTAKALLGAKLLRLNKEKGWLVPPPLHVNHPEK; this is encoded by the coding sequence ATGGGTATGTTTAGCGGTAATCCAAAAGACCAACCATTACATTATGGTGAGGTGTTCAGTATCTGGACAAATCTTGCTACAAACTATGGCATGATTGCTGGGTATCAAACATTTTATAATCATGCTGGTGATAAAGACTTGAAAAAAATCATAGAAGAATTTGTTCAAGGTGCAAAAGAAGAAGTTAAACCATTAGAAGAGATTCTAAAAACCAATGGCATTGCATTACCTCCTGCACCGCCTGAACGTGCAGATGCAAGACTAGAAGATATCCCTCCTGGTGCAAAGTTCAATGATCCAGAAATCAGTGCCGCAATATCATTAGACGCTGCTGCTAGTTTAGTTGCATGTAGTCAAGCGATTGGTACGTCTATTAGAGAAGACATCGGCTTAATGTACGGTCAATTCCATACAGCTAAAGCACTGCTTGGCGCCAAACTATTACGCCTTAATAAAGAAAAAGGTTGGCTAGTACCTCCACCATTACATGTAAATCATCCAGAAAAATAA
- a CDS encoding tyrosine-type recombinase/integrase — MVKQWASIFSDIDLVNKTISITKTRDRHGERNPKTKRSILKVHIYDVLAAELKTYYNWTVKEKWKRNFEPKNDDVVFITVRGLQPIADSYTKDAMRYISDKYKVRRIKTHGLRHTFASILLSRNVSLITVAEMLGDHPNTVNNIYAHSLVKKETEASELLNLIVTKKEQIM, encoded by the coding sequence GTGGTGAAGCAATGGGCCTCTATTTTTTCTGATATTGATTTAGTGAATAAGACAATTTCAATTACAAAAACACGTGATAGACATGGTGAACGTAATCCGAAAACCAAACGTAGTATTCTTAAAGTGCATATTTACGATGTACTCGCAGCTGAATTAAAGACTTATTATAACTGGACCGTTAAGGAAAAATGGAAGCGTAATTTCGAACCTAAAAATGATGATGTAGTGTTTATTACAGTGAGGGGTTTACAGCCAATTGCGGATAGCTATACAAAAGATGCTATGAGGTATATATCAGATAAGTATAAAGTTAGGCGAATTAAAACACATGGATTACGTCATACGTTTGCATCCATTTTGTTATCAAGAAATGTCTCATTAATCACTGTGGCTGAAATGCTTGGAGATCATCCTAATACGGTGAATAATATTTATGCTCACTCACTTGTCAAGAAAGAAACCGAAGCGAGTGAATTATTAAATTTAATTGTCACTAAAAAGGAACAAATTATGTGA
- a CDS encoding RusA family crossover junction endodeoxyribonuclease — MIQFTVPGPVQAQERPRFSRMGKGVRTHDAPKSRNYKELVKLVAWQNKPLEPIQESIRLEVDVFIIPPKKYHTKPKLAHIASGELRPTTKPDLDNLVKGIKDGFSKIIWNDDAQIVEMVVRKFYGMQPRAEVKVKVLSN; from the coding sequence ATGATTCAATTTACAGTACCAGGTCCAGTTCAAGCACAGGAAAGGCCGAGGTTTTCGAGAATGGGTAAGGGTGTCAGAACACACGACGCTCCCAAGTCTCGTAATTATAAAGAGTTGGTCAAGCTCGTAGCATGGCAAAATAAGCCATTGGAGCCTATACAGGAATCGATACGACTTGAAGTGGATGTATTTATCATTCCACCGAAAAAGTACCATACAAAACCAAAACTGGCGCATATTGCGAGTGGGGAATTAAGACCGACGACTAAGCCAGATTTAGATAATTTGGTTAAGGGCATTAAAGATGGGTTCAGCAAAATTATTTGGAATGATGATGCGCAGATCGTTGAGATGGTGGTCCGTAAATTTTATGGGATGCAGCCACGTGCAGAGGTGAAGGTTAAGGTACTAAGCAATTGA
- a CDS encoding AAA domain-containing protein, with protein MVQKTMTYEQTRCHILLTNTAREALKQHVPDEHAFFNFQQYFIVHIEKVSVDDEQMNVTLYFDNEKNNVLKQKFNERVVIMDCVFDTKNGLVAKSFRTRGKGTPVATNRRAAMQIHFVPSRISGHTYKENFTQMLAALPIAQERFDYVNKRISSWEGYLKVQNKNADIEDIHARFSTVMYNAAFSHMTMRLANVDKKQWQQLKGLSARLRGYVQEIGEVVKVNRAEQTVEIELKPFNAQLARKNELHFQSEDVSFSNASTKSQLKRLLKGFERLKEGLAANANLETILFEDKPVLAERKKTVELEFHNRLNEFQQAAVAGAFSAEDLYVIQGPPGTGKTTVISEICYQNAKAGLKTLVASQSNLAVDNALSRLLSNQDIRILRYGRTESIEEEGKKFIEENVASYWQKQTFEAISSEISLHATKEQLLTDNIQTFEEEIAVLQQKQLELQQQIKQKEAAEAELHVLAEKISALKKELTVCNKALDETERTLEKLQQTHTPLIDIVLGLATQLEQGKTTTALQEELQQLHEVKNTLTEQLHFSKETLQLQQLEVKQQHLSQALEREQETANYESLIDKIAALKKVVQIEEFMEQYNIRRNYAMDRLLSALERTQPEMEQYKPIKDVYERVEKAIKYSETALAIHVTPLSLPMNHTYSLAEVSEFLTKLSMAFRDKKVNATNGTRSIQGLHLRKQYLDQLNEKYMDAIRETVLIFEKLKEEIITQFKEQNSEKAQRLQTLQQEHEKISVQMKTIQDAIPANFTADIPIDALKEQFAQNELEQVKTETQIGNREKLEAQHTKKAQELDVLTEQITLGKETLEQHTIQFKEINVQGVQLEKRRAELEQLTRSNPEQALAQTTEALNICNEEIIGLRLKIDILPVTQQLQTEWHSLLAQANSHDLDEIRKLYVKHANVIGTTCVASANKEFMDNYPTFDVVIIDEVSKATPPELLLPMLKGAKIILVGDHHQLPPLVGDETFEETLEQVVKESTTFEQKRELEKLLEESLFERLYKNLPKQNKTMLAIQYRMHENIMATIAPFYKNENEALQCGLEDSDQLRDHYLETDLVKRENHLMWLDIPNDKQHFEERMKEGASLFNASELEQIKQQLIAMNEATASAKQQGLIEEDALKSVGVISFYAEQVKRINRLIEQEISVPHLHIRTGSVDKFQGMEMDVIIVSMVRNHANERGDIGFAKDYRRLNVALSRARELLMLIGSATMFTKRPKQEKTKAMYTHLLETVKQQGGYHSM; from the coding sequence ATGGTACAGAAAACAATGACATATGAGCAAACGCGTTGTCACATTTTATTGACAAACACCGCGCGTGAAGCGTTGAAGCAGCATGTTCCAGATGAACACGCCTTTTTTAATTTCCAGCAATATTTCATCGTGCATATTGAGAAGGTTTCAGTGGATGACGAGCAAATGAATGTCACACTTTATTTTGATAATGAAAAAAATAATGTTTTGAAGCAAAAGTTTAATGAACGTGTCGTCATTATGGATTGTGTGTTTGATACGAAAAATGGACTCGTAGCAAAAAGCTTCAGAACGCGCGGCAAGGGGACACCGGTCGCAACGAATCGACGAGCAGCAATGCAAATTCATTTTGTGCCATCACGAATTAGCGGTCATACATATAAGGAAAATTTCACTCAAATGCTTGCCGCATTACCGATTGCTCAGGAGCGATTTGACTATGTCAATAAACGAATTTCGAGCTGGGAAGGGTATTTAAAAGTACAAAATAAAAACGCAGACATTGAAGATATTCATGCCCGTTTTTCGACTGTTATGTATAATGCCGCCTTTTCACATATGACGATGCGTCTTGCCAATGTGGACAAAAAACAGTGGCAGCAGCTAAAAGGACTCAGTGCACGCCTACGTGGCTACGTACAGGAAATTGGCGAAGTGGTAAAGGTTAATCGTGCAGAACAAACAGTCGAAATCGAGTTAAAACCATTTAACGCGCAATTAGCCCGAAAAAATGAATTGCATTTTCAATCTGAGGATGTTTCGTTTTCGAATGCCTCGACGAAATCTCAGCTAAAGCGCTTATTAAAAGGCTTTGAGCGGTTAAAAGAGGGCTTAGCGGCCAATGCCAATCTCGAAACGATTTTATTTGAAGACAAGCCTGTTTTAGCAGAGCGTAAAAAAACGGTGGAGCTCGAATTTCATAATCGTTTAAATGAATTCCAGCAAGCAGCTGTTGCAGGAGCGTTCAGCGCGGAAGATTTATACGTCATCCAAGGCCCGCCTGGAACCGGAAAAACAACGGTTATCTCAGAGATTTGCTATCAAAATGCAAAGGCCGGATTAAAAACGCTTGTAGCCTCCCAATCCAATTTAGCGGTCGATAATGCGCTTAGTCGTTTACTTTCGAATCAGGACATTCGTATATTACGTTATGGTCGAACGGAAAGTATTGAAGAGGAAGGGAAAAAATTCATCGAGGAAAATGTCGCCTCTTATTGGCAAAAGCAAACGTTTGAAGCGATTTCGAGTGAAATTTCCTTGCATGCAACAAAAGAGCAATTACTAACCGACAATATTCAAACGTTTGAAGAGGAAATCGCTGTTCTCCAGCAAAAACAGCTGGAACTTCAGCAACAAATCAAGCAAAAAGAAGCAGCCGAAGCAGAACTGCATGTATTAGCAGAAAAAATCTCGGCGTTAAAAAAAGAGTTAACGGTTTGCAATAAAGCTCTTGATGAAACCGAGCGCACATTAGAAAAATTACAGCAAACGCATACGCCGCTAATTGACATCGTTCTAGGATTAGCCACACAGCTCGAACAAGGTAAAACGACAACTGCCTTACAGGAAGAATTACAGCAACTACACGAGGTAAAAAACACCCTTACCGAGCAGCTGCATTTTTCAAAAGAAACACTCCAGCTCCAACAGCTTGAAGTGAAACAGCAGCACCTCTCACAAGCACTTGAACGAGAGCAGGAAACGGCCAATTATGAATCACTAATCGACAAAATTGCAGCATTAAAAAAAGTCGTTCAAATTGAAGAATTCATGGAGCAATACAATATTCGCCGCAATTATGCGATGGACCGATTGTTATCGGCTCTAGAACGGACTCAACCAGAGATGGAGCAGTACAAGCCAATTAAGGACGTATACGAGCGTGTTGAAAAGGCAATCAAGTACAGTGAAACTGCACTCGCGATTCACGTGACACCGCTCAGTTTACCGATGAACCATACGTATTCTTTAGCAGAAGTAAGTGAGTTTTTAACAAAGCTCAGCATGGCATTTCGGGACAAAAAGGTGAATGCAACGAACGGGACACGCTCGATTCAAGGGCTCCATTTACGCAAGCAATACCTCGATCAGCTAAATGAAAAATATATGGATGCCATTCGTGAAACAGTGCTCATTTTTGAAAAGCTAAAGGAAGAAATCATTACCCAGTTCAAAGAGCAAAATAGTGAAAAAGCACAAAGATTACAGACGTTACAGCAGGAGCACGAAAAAATCTCCGTGCAAATGAAGACGATACAAGATGCGATTCCCGCTAATTTTACGGCTGACATACCAATAGATGCATTAAAAGAACAATTCGCGCAAAATGAGCTGGAGCAAGTGAAAACAGAAACGCAAATCGGCAATCGTGAAAAGCTTGAGGCACAGCATACGAAAAAAGCACAGGAACTCGATGTGCTTACAGAGCAAATCACGCTTGGTAAGGAAACACTAGAACAGCATACGATCCAATTTAAAGAAATTAATGTACAAGGTGTTCAGCTTGAAAAACGCCGAGCGGAACTTGAACAATTGACGCGGTCAAATCCTGAACAAGCGCTGGCACAAACGACCGAAGCATTGAATATATGCAATGAAGAAATTATTGGTTTACGCTTAAAAATCGACATACTGCCCGTTACGCAACAGCTTCAAACGGAGTGGCATAGCTTATTAGCACAAGCGAACAGTCATGATTTAGACGAAATCCGAAAATTATACGTAAAGCATGCAAATGTTATCGGGACAACATGCGTCGCTTCTGCAAACAAGGAATTCATGGACAATTATCCAACGTTTGATGTTGTGATCATTGATGAAGTTTCCAAAGCGACCCCACCCGAGCTACTTTTACCGATGCTCAAGGGCGCAAAAATTATCCTAGTAGGGGATCACCATCAACTACCACCACTTGTAGGCGACGAAACGTTTGAAGAAACATTAGAGCAAGTTGTAAAGGAAAGTACAACATTTGAACAAAAACGCGAGCTTGAAAAATTGCTTGAGGAATCGTTATTCGAACGTTTGTATAAAAATTTACCGAAGCAAAATAAGACGATGCTCGCAATCCAGTACCGGATGCATGAAAATATTATGGCGACGATTGCGCCGTTTTATAAAAATGAAAATGAAGCACTTCAATGCGGGTTAGAAGATTCCGATCAATTACGGGACCATTATTTAGAAACCGATTTAGTGAAACGTGAAAACCATTTAATGTGGCTTGATATTCCAAATGACAAGCAGCATTTTGAGGAACGTATGAAAGAGGGCGCCAGCTTATTTAATGCAAGTGAGCTCGAGCAAATTAAACAGCAGCTTATCGCAATGAATGAAGCAACGGCTAGTGCCAAACAGCAAGGACTCATTGAAGAAGACGCATTAAAGTCTGTTGGTGTTATTTCCTTCTACGCAGAGCAAGTGAAGCGGATTAATCGTTTAATTGAACAGGAAATTTCTGTTCCCCATTTGCATATCCGTACAGGCTCTGTCGATAAATTCCAAGGAATGGAGATGGATGTCATCATCGTTAGCATGGTGCGTAATCATGCAAACGAGCGCGGAGATATTGGCTTTGCGAAAGATTATCGCCGTTTAAATGTTGCCTTATCTCGTGCACGTGAACTGCTCATGCTCATCGGTAGTGCCACGATGTTTACGAAACGTCCGAAGCAGGAAAAAACGAAAGCAATGTACACACATTTACTTGAAACCGTTAAACAGCAGGGTGGCTACCATTCGATGTAA
- a CDS encoding helix-turn-helix domain-containing protein, with product MDIGHKIKLRRKELGLTQADLAEPEFTRGFISQIENDITKPPLKTLEIIATKLAVSINYLIGGESEDSVEFTTHHKVSEKIKIAKRLINLRKYGDASSIIEKIEKVGNQDFMGDILALKGEVFYEQQQYLDAIDLLKQSLIYLHPHDPIAKIDIYVKLADSYMNGQKYDEAIDYGFYGLSIIKSNHHEERLFELKLLNILGYCHCRRGEYKQGIRYVEEALSLSDAIQIHYNYGALKMLRGLAHTYLKDYEKGIRYTKEALHFFKSTNAIQEIVGCLTNLGILYKYTYDYEQAIHFLKESLIAAEEAHLHYHKQNSLYELADTFLVAHQYEEALSLVEENLQLIQEKRLRGKTFYILGSAHASLSNWAEAITYTRQALKLFEEHDMKRWQAKSLTKLAEIYYLQGEHQASHIHYQKSLDIYESLMEAE from the coding sequence ATGGATATTGGTCATAAAATTAAACTTCGTAGAAAGGAATTAGGCTTAACACAAGCTGATTTAGCTGAACCTGAATTTACACGAGGGTTTATTAGTCAAATTGAGAATGACATTACAAAGCCACCGCTTAAAACGTTAGAAATTATTGCGACAAAGCTTGCTGTCTCAATCAACTATCTTATTGGGGGAGAAAGTGAAGACTCTGTAGAATTTACTACGCACCATAAAGTATCGGAAAAGATTAAAATTGCGAAAAGGCTCATTAACCTTCGCAAATATGGAGATGCATCTTCAATCATCGAAAAAATCGAGAAAGTAGGCAATCAAGATTTTATGGGAGATATTTTAGCATTAAAGGGTGAGGTTTTTTATGAACAACAACAATACCTGGATGCGATTGACTTACTGAAACAATCGTTAATTTATCTTCATCCACATGATCCAATCGCCAAAATCGACATTTATGTAAAGCTTGCTGACAGTTATATGAATGGTCAAAAATATGATGAAGCGATTGACTATGGCTTCTATGGCTTATCGATTATTAAAAGTAATCATCATGAGGAGCGATTATTCGAATTAAAGCTTCTCAACATACTAGGTTATTGTCATTGTCGAAGAGGTGAATATAAGCAGGGAATCCGTTATGTAGAGGAGGCTCTTTCTCTTTCAGACGCAATCCAAATTCATTACAATTACGGTGCACTTAAAATGTTACGTGGCCTAGCCCATACGTATTTGAAGGATTATGAAAAAGGGATTCGCTATACGAAAGAAGCCCTTCATTTTTTCAAAAGTACAAACGCTATCCAAGAAATTGTCGGTTGCTTAACCAATTTAGGAATCCTTTATAAATATACGTATGATTACGAGCAAGCGATCCATTTCTTAAAAGAAAGTTTAATCGCAGCAGAAGAAGCACATTTACACTATCATAAGCAAAATAGCTTATATGAGCTTGCCGACACATTCCTAGTAGCTCATCAATATGAAGAAGCCCTTTCCCTTGTTGAAGAGAATTTACAGCTTATTCAAGAGAAACGGTTACGCGGTAAGACTTTCTATATTTTAGGTTCCGCACATGCTTCATTATCAAATTGGGCTGAAGCGATAACGTATACGCGACAAGCGCTCAAATTATTTGAAGAGCATGATATGAAGCGTTGGCAAGCAAAATCGTTAACGAAACTAGCGGAAATCTATTACTTACAAGGGGAACATCAAGCGTCTCATATCCATTATCAAAAATCCCTTGATATTTATGAGTCACTGATGGAAGCTGAATAA
- a CDS encoding hydrolase codes for MNNYESCQGCVCNQLRRLQPQTEVDLYLVGGQIIENVIFINISSKDCCAFFVDPSTDPDSTIIVDCQYIQAIRLETV; via the coding sequence TTGAACAATTATGAAAGCTGTCAAGGTTGTGTTTGTAATCAATTAAGACGCTTGCAACCTCAGACTGAAGTTGATCTCTACTTAGTTGGAGGACAAATTATAGAAAATGTTATTTTTATTAACATTAGCTCCAAGGATTGTTGCGCATTCTTTGTTGATCCATCAACAGATCCTGATTCAACAATCATCGTTGATTGTCAATATATTCAAGCTATTCGATTAGAAACAGTCTAA
- a CDS encoding thioesterase family protein, translating into MFVSETTVDIRYAETDQMGVVYHANYLIWCEIGRSKILKDLGYNYAELEESGYLSPVMDFSIQYKAAMRYGQTATVRTWIEAHTKLRTTYGYEILHEDGTIAATATSEHILVKKENFRPVSLKKINPDWDAKYVEIART; encoded by the coding sequence ATGTTTGTATCAGAAACAACAGTAGACATCCGTTATGCGGAGACGGATCAAATGGGTGTGGTGTACCATGCGAATTATTTGATTTGGTGTGAGATTGGTCGCTCAAAAATTTTAAAAGACCTCGGCTATAACTATGCAGAGCTAGAAGAGAGCGGCTATTTGTCACCAGTAATGGACTTTTCAATTCAATATAAGGCGGCGATGCGTTACGGTCAGACAGCGACTGTTCGCACGTGGATCGAGGCGCATACAAAACTACGTACGACATACGGCTATGAAATTTTACACGAGGATGGAACGATTGCGGCAACAGCTACATCCGAGCACATTCTTGTGAAGAAGGAAAATTTCCGCCCGGTTTCATTAAAGAAAATCAATCCTGATTGGGATGCAAAATATGTAGAGATTGCACGTACTTAG
- a CDS encoding Holliday junction resolvase RecU, with the protein MGKYTRGAKAGGRKSIGHKEFETMATEVKSKDGYTLHYLKAI; encoded by the coding sequence TTGGGCAAATATACGAGGGGGGCAAAAGCAGGTGGTCGTAAATCAATTGGACACAAGGAATTTGAAACGATGGCAACAGAGGTTAAGAGTAAAGACGGGTACACGCTGCATTATTTAAAGGCGATTTAG